In a single window of the Coriobacteriia bacterium genome:
- a CDS encoding branched-chain amino acid ABC transporter permease: MSATNRFTGLALRHSTLPILIVPLIAAGILVSVFGSQLIQDIFTYFCVALMMVFSVQMFMGNSGILSWTHVGFVGIGAYTAGILSTAPMVKGMGVPNMYPFLVELQIPVLPAILAGGLIAAAVAAVIGYPLMRLSDFAGVITLFATLIVIHVVMTQWDNVTNGPRTFFGVPDWTTLTAALIGAVVVILLAYWFRESALGLRLRATRDDRYAAAAIGINMVFVRYLTFVLSAGVAGVAGGFWAHYITSFSPKAFYMAEMFMLLSMLVIGGAGSISGAFTGTVVVTLAREALRQIEANINNAHVLSFEVFGLTEIVMAILMVLVLIWRPGGIVGGQEIRWPGFGRKGKDAAAEAETLAA, translated from the coding sequence ATGAGTGCGACGAACAGGTTCACCGGCCTCGCGCTGCGTCACTCGACGCTGCCGATACTCATCGTGCCGCTCATCGCGGCAGGCATCCTCGTGAGCGTGTTCGGCTCGCAACTCATTCAGGACATCTTCACGTACTTCTGCGTGGCGCTGATGATGGTGTTCTCGGTGCAGATGTTCATGGGCAACTCGGGCATCCTGTCGTGGACGCACGTGGGGTTCGTGGGGATCGGTGCGTACACGGCGGGCATCCTCTCGACCGCGCCGATGGTCAAGGGCATGGGCGTGCCGAACATGTATCCGTTCCTCGTGGAGCTGCAGATACCGGTGCTGCCGGCCATTCTCGCCGGAGGACTGATCGCGGCGGCTGTTGCGGCGGTGATCGGCTATCCGCTGATGCGCCTTTCGGACTTCGCGGGCGTCATCACGCTGTTCGCCACGCTGATCGTCATCCATGTCGTGATGACGCAGTGGGACAACGTGACCAACGGCCCCCGCACGTTCTTCGGCGTGCCCGATTGGACCACGCTGACCGCGGCGCTCATCGGCGCGGTCGTGGTGATCTTGCTCGCGTACTGGTTCCGGGAGTCCGCGCTCGGCCTGCGCCTGCGCGCGACGCGCGACGACCGCTACGCGGCGGCCGCGATCGGCATCAACATGGTGTTCGTCCGCTATCTGACGTTCGTGCTCTCGGCGGGCGTGGCTGGCGTGGCGGGCGGCTTCTGGGCCCACTACATCACCTCCTTCTCGCCGAAGGCTTTCTACATGGCCGAGATGTTCATGCTGCTCTCGATGCTGGTGATCGGCGGCGCGGGCAGCATCTCCGGCGCGTTCACCGGCACGGTGGTCGTGACACTCGCCCGTGAGGCACTCCGTCAGATCGAGGCCAACATCAACAACGCGCACGTGCTCTCGTTCGAGGTGTTCGGCCTGACCGAGATCGTGATGGCGATCCTGATGGTGCTGGTGCTCATCTGGCGACCGGGCGGCATCGTGGGCGGCCAGGAGATCCGCTGGCCAGGGTTCGGGCGCAAGGGTAAAGACGCAGCGGCCGAGGCGGAAACGCTGGCGGCCTGA
- a CDS encoding acetamidase/formamidase family protein codes for MTCELTRDKAFFGFSPDTEPVARVAQGETLHLTTHDCFSGQLKTTADTLDTLDWSITNPATGPIYIEDTKPGDILRIDLHEVKAHGPSVMVAVPDVGALGHLIKQQETVIVEHRGDTVVYKDTVVVKQKPMLGVIGVAPEAGTVPNSTPGTHGGNMDCTLITSGAKLYLKVAVEGALFGCGDMHAVMGDGEVVVCGAETPGEVTLTPQVVDIPSLPTPFLENDEIVAVIASGETTDAAYKLALDMMHGFLTNVAGLSINDAAMLMSLVGNLKFCQVVDPLLTVRFEFPKSVLADYGYRLPE; via the coding sequence ATGACGTGTGAGCTCACTCGCGACAAGGCGTTCTTCGGCTTCTCACCCGACACCGAGCCGGTGGCCCGCGTGGCGCAGGGGGAGACGCTCCATCTCACCACGCACGACTGCTTCAGCGGCCAGCTCAAGACGACCGCCGACACGCTCGACACGCTGGACTGGTCGATCACCAACCCGGCGACCGGTCCCATTTACATCGAGGACACCAAGCCCGGTGACATCCTGCGTATAGACCTGCACGAGGTGAAAGCGCACGGCCCCTCGGTCATGGTCGCCGTACCCGACGTCGGCGCGCTCGGCCACCTCATCAAGCAGCAGGAAACGGTGATCGTGGAACACCGCGGCGACACCGTCGTGTACAAGGACACCGTGGTCGTGAAGCAGAAGCCGATGCTCGGCGTGATCGGTGTGGCGCCCGAGGCGGGCACCGTGCCGAACTCAACACCCGGTACGCACGGTGGCAACATGGACTGCACGCTCATCACGAGCGGCGCGAAGCTCTACCTCAAGGTCGCGGTTGAAGGCGCGCTCTTCGGCTGCGGCGACATGCACGCGGTCATGGGCGACGGCGAGGTCGTGGTGTGCGGCGCCGAGACGCCGGGAGAGGTCACGCTCACCCCGCAGGTGGTCGACATCCCGAGCCTGCCGACGCCGTTTCTGGAGAACGATGAGATCGTGGCCGTGATCGCCTCGGGCGAGACCACGGATGCCGCCTACAAGCTGGCACTCGACATGATGCACGGCTTCCTCACGAACGTTGCGGGGCTTTCGATCAACGATGCGGCGATGCTCATGAGCCTCGTCGGCAACCTGAAGTTCTGCCAGGTGGTCGATCCGCTGCTGACCGTGCGCTTCGAGTTCCCGAAGAGCGTGCTCGCCGACTACGGGTACCGTTTGCCCGAGTAG
- a CDS encoding ABC transporter ATP-binding protein, whose translation MEPQDTGAGSVLEVAHLCKSFAGLKAVDDVSFTVRTGEILGLIGPNGSGKTTLVNVITGLLPATSGTVYVDGQRVSGRKAHRVARAGIARTFQTIRLFHELTVRENVEVASVAMGRSRRKAVKVADALITGLGLEAYADTLGSEIPFGHQRKLEMARALAMEPRFVFLDEPAAGLNEEESDELHDLLKGMPARFDIGLIVIEHDMRLMMSLCPRLHVLNYGRTITEGTPAEVRTNEEVVTAYLGSSA comes from the coding sequence ATGGAACCACAGGATACGGGTGCCGGAAGCGTGCTCGAGGTAGCGCACCTGTGCAAGTCGTTCGCGGGCCTGAAGGCCGTTGACGACGTGAGTTTCACGGTGAGGACCGGCGAGATCCTCGGCCTGATCGGCCCGAACGGATCAGGCAAGACCACACTCGTCAACGTGATCACCGGGCTGCTACCCGCTACGAGCGGGACCGTCTACGTGGACGGTCAGCGAGTGAGCGGGCGCAAAGCGCACCGCGTGGCCCGGGCCGGGATCGCGCGCACGTTCCAGACGATCCGCCTCTTCCACGAACTCACCGTGCGGGAGAACGTTGAGGTCGCTTCGGTGGCGATGGGCCGCTCGCGGCGCAAAGCCGTGAAGGTGGCCGACGCGCTGATCACCGGCCTCGGCCTTGAGGCGTACGCCGACACGCTGGGGAGCGAGATCCCCTTCGGCCACCAGCGCAAGCTCGAGATGGCACGCGCGCTTGCGATGGAGCCCAGGTTCGTCTTCCTCGACGAGCCCGCCGCCGGCCTCAACGAGGAAGAGTCCGACGAGCTGCACGATCTGCTCAAGGGCATGCCGGCGCGCTTCGACATCGGGCTCATCGTGATCGAGCACGACATGCGCCTGATGATGAGCCTGTGCCCGCGTCTGCACGTGCTGAACTACGGCCGCACGATCACCGAGGGCACCCCTGCGGAGGTCCGCACCAACGAAGAAGTCGTGACCGCCTACCTGGGGAGCAGTGCATAG
- a CDS encoding ABC transporter ATP-binding protein, which yields MLTVENLQASYGAVKALHGISLEVAEGELVALLGVNGAGKSTTLKSITGVLRPVKGTVTFNGEVITNKTPEKIVRRGLSLVPEGRDIFGNLSVEENLRLGAFSSYKRDTYRADLDEVFGLFPILKERYGQHGGLLSGGEQQMLAIARALMSRPKLLMLDEPSLGLSPAMTDTIFRLIAALRERGSTILLVEQNAERALEIVDRAYLLANGEVEFAGTAEELRRKVDIASVYFGGEGADSCEVQL from the coding sequence ATGCTCACGGTAGAGAACCTGCAAGCCAGCTACGGCGCCGTGAAGGCGCTCCACGGCATCTCGCTCGAGGTCGCCGAAGGCGAGCTGGTGGCGCTCCTCGGCGTGAATGGTGCGGGCAAGTCGACCACGCTCAAGTCCATCACGGGCGTGCTGCGCCCGGTGAAGGGGACGGTCACCTTCAATGGCGAAGTGATCACCAACAAGACGCCCGAGAAGATCGTTCGCCGGGGCCTGTCGCTCGTGCCCGAGGGCCGGGACATCTTCGGCAACCTCTCGGTGGAGGAGAACCTGCGCCTCGGTGCGTTCTCCTCGTACAAACGCGACACGTATCGGGCGGACCTCGACGAGGTCTTCGGGTTGTTCCCGATCCTCAAGGAGCGCTACGGCCAGCACGGCGGCCTGCTCTCGGGCGGCGAGCAGCAGATGCTCGCGATCGCGCGGGCGCTCATGTCCCGGCCGAAGCTCCTGATGCTCGACGAGCCGTCGCTCGGCCTGTCGCCCGCGATGACCGACACGATCTTCAGGCTGATTGCGGCGCTGCGCGAGCGCGGCTCGACGATCCTTCTCGTGGAGCAGAACGCCGAGCGCGCGCTCGAGATCGTGGACCGCGCGTATCTGCTCGCCAACGGTGAGGTGGAGTTCGCCGGCACCGCCGAGGAACTGCGTCGCAAGGTGGACATCGCGTCGGTCTACTTCGGTGGCGAAGGCGCCGACAGCTGCGAGGTGCAATTGTGA
- a CDS encoding branched-chain amino acid ABC transporter permease has protein sequence MIDLEFAINTLSLGSLYALLALGLVLVYGILKLVNFAYGEYIMVGGYAMYLSATTLGAPWYVTILLAVVAAVVTSYLTEMVAFRPVRTKSPAAMIITSFAVSIFLQNIVLVLVSSRARAVPLPSFFSRTVTFADATVPLRNLLVIGVTAVILVSLSLVMKKTVLGMAMRAAADKFTTTRLMGVPANLVISAAFIISGLLAGIASIFWVSRSASVDPLTGAAPLLIAFIAVVMGGMHSTTGAVVGGFVYGLIFNLLSILLPASMISYRDAFMFVIVVLFLLFRPAGIIKGGYTEERVG, from the coding sequence GTGATCGATCTCGAATTCGCCATCAACACGCTGAGCCTCGGCAGCCTGTACGCGCTCCTCGCGCTCGGCCTCGTGCTCGTGTACGGCATCCTGAAGCTCGTCAACTTCGCCTACGGCGAGTACATCATGGTGGGCGGGTACGCGATGTACCTCTCGGCCACCACGCTCGGCGCACCTTGGTACGTGACGATCTTGCTCGCGGTGGTCGCGGCGGTGGTGACGAGCTATCTGACCGAGATGGTGGCGTTCCGGCCGGTGCGCACCAAGTCGCCCGCGGCGATGATCATCACCTCGTTCGCGGTGAGCATCTTCCTGCAGAACATCGTGCTCGTGCTGGTGTCGTCGCGCGCGCGTGCCGTTCCGCTGCCGAGCTTCTTCTCGAGGACGGTGACATTCGCCGACGCCACGGTCCCGCTGCGGAACCTGCTCGTGATCGGCGTGACGGCCGTGATCTTAGTCTCGCTGTCGCTGGTGATGAAGAAGACGGTCCTCGGTATGGCGATGCGCGCCGCAGCCGACAAGTTCACCACAACGCGACTCATGGGCGTGCCAGCGAACCTCGTCATCTCGGCGGCGTTCATCATCAGCGGCCTGCTCGCCGGCATCGCCTCGATCTTCTGGGTGAGCCGCTCGGCTTCAGTGGATCCGCTTACCGGCGCCGCGCCGCTGCTCATCGCGTTCATCGCGGTCGTCATGGGCGGCATGCACAGCACCACGGGCGCGGTGGTGGGCGGGTTCGTGTACGGGCTCATCTTCAACCTGCTGAGCATCCTGCTGCCGGCGAGCATGATCAGCTACCGCGACGCGTTCATGTTCGTGATCGTGGTGCTGTTCCTGCTCTTCAGGCCGGCCGGCATCATCAAGGGCGGTTACACCGAGGAGCGTGTCGGATGA